The bacterium genome contains the following window.
CGTGGGAGCGGTCACCGACCGCGACGGCGTGCCCGCTGGCAGCCGGTGTTCCCACCACGGCATCGCGGTCGGTGACCGCTCCCACGGCGATCAGGCCATCCCCCGAGAACGAGTCCGGCGTGGCGTTGATGATGCCCATGACGCGCGGGTGGTCGAAGGTCAACTCGCCCTCGCCACAGCGGACCGGCGACGCCGCGGCGCCCCAGCGCCGCAGGGCCTCCTCGATCTCTGCGCCGATCTGGCGCAGGCCGAACGGCTCGCCAGGCAGGCGCTCCCGGACGCGGGCGAGGTGTCGGGCATCGCCGATGATGAGCACCGGGCGCGGGGTGTCGTCAAAGGCCGCGACCTCGCGGGACACGCACAGATCGCCGCCGACGCTGAGCAGCGCCTGCTTGAGAATGGCGGCGGCCTTGCCGCGCACGCCCTCGATGCGCACGAGCAGTGTCTGGGCCTTGGGCGCCATGATCCGCACGCCGGTGGGGTCGCAGCCAAGCCGCGCCATCTCGCGGGCGATGTCATCAGGCGTGGGTAGGTTGAGGAGGCGGATGTTGTGTTCCATGTTACGGGTGGTAGGGGACTGTCCCCGCAAGGGGCTGTCCCCGTGTCTGCCAGGTGACGATGGCGGGGTCAGCCCCCTTCGAGACCGGCTGCGCCGGCCTCACGGCGACAGACCCCTACTTCAGCTCCCGCTTCACGACCTTCCCCGACGGGTTGCGCGGGAGCGCGTCGCGGAACTCGAAGGCCTGCGGGACCTTGAAGCCCGCCAGTTGCTCCGTGCAGTGGCGCTTCAGGTCGCGGACGGTGGCCTCGTGGCCGGGGCGCAGGACGACGACAGCCTTGACGACTTCACCGAAGATGCTGTGCGGGATGCCAATGGCGGCGGCCTCGGCGACTGCCGGGTGCCGCGTCAGCACATTCTCCACCTCGACGGGGTACACATTCTCCCCGGCGACGATGATCATCTCCTTCTTGCGGCCCTGCAGGAAGATGTAGCCCTCGTCATCCATGAAGGCCGTGTCGCCGGTGTGCAGCCAGCCGTCCACGATGGCTTCCGCCGTGGCGTCCGGGCGGTTGTAGTAGCCCTTCACGATGCTCGGGCCCCGGATGAGCAACTCGCCGACCTCGCCGGGCGGGAGGGTGCTCCCCGCGTCATCTACGATCTTCGCCTCGAGCCCGGGCACGACCCGGCCGATGGACTCGGGACGCTCCAGGGCCTGGCCATCGGGCAGGACGCTGGTGCATGACGTGGTCTCGGTCAGGCCGAAGAAGTTGTGCAGGAGCTTGCCGGGGAACAGCTCGCGCAGGCGCTGGATGGCCCGCACGGGCATGGGCGCCCCGGAATAG
Protein-coding sequences here:
- a CDS encoding AMP-binding protein, whose translation is PRPERAVAVGDRSHVGDASPDDTAAIIYTSGTTGLPKGAMITHGNILFNISATIAGHGFRPDDIHLLIVPLFHVTGLNTIMPTAFYQGATLVVSGDPSPTSLLDLIERHHCTTVFTVPTTTILLAQTPGVENYPLASLRLIAYSGAPMPVRAIQRLRELFPGKLLHNFFGLTETTSCTSVLPDGQALERPESIGRVVPGLEAKIVDDAGSTLPPGEVGELLIRGPSIVKGYYNRPDATAEAIVDGWLHTGDTAFMDDEGYIFLQGRKKEMIIVAGENVYPVEVENVLTRHPAVAEAAAIGIPHSIFGEVVKAVVVLRPGHEATVRDLKRHCTEQLAGFKVPQAFEFRDALPRNPSGKVVKRELK